The Benincasa hispida cultivar B227 chromosome 9, ASM972705v1, whole genome shotgun sequence genome has a segment encoding these proteins:
- the LOC120085826 gene encoding potassium channel AKT1-like: MSKQKFGLLGRSICGREKEQEIEQFGSHYSLNGGILPPLGVNGQKNRRIKLRRHIISPFDYNYRLWETFLIFLVLYTAWVCPFEFGFIPSPQGALAVIDNVVNGIFAIDIVLTFFVAYLDKTTYLLVDDRNLIALRYAKTWLVFDVVSIIPSELTQAILPPSLQNYGYFNMLRLWRLRRVSSMFARLEKDRNYNYFLVRCAKLVFVCVFTVHFAGCCFYLIAANYPDPKMTWLALSPQDLHKASLGVRYVTSIYWSITTITTIGYGDLHPVNEQEIIFCIFYHFFILGLQAYLIGNMTNLVVHGTSRTRKFRDTIQAASNFANRNHLPDRLQEQMLAHLCLKFRTDLEGLQQQETLVSLPKAIRSSIAHHLFYSLVDRAYLFHRVSTDLIFQLVTEMKAEYFPPKEDIILQNEAPTDFYIVVTGAADLIIQRNGMEEIVGEAKTGDIIGEIGVLCYQPQLFTVRTSRLSQLLHLSRSSFYNLVQASVGDGAIIMNNLLKHLKEIKDPRIEKILQETEQTLTRAGMDMPHNLYYAADTGNDILLHQLLKQGSNPNEVDGVDGKTALHIAAAKGNEDCVVLLLQYGADPNRRDFEGNVPLWQAIQGKHESIVKLLLDKGVNISSGDVAQFACTAAEQNSIDILKSITQCGGDITLPRSSGTTALHMAVCEGNSETVKFLLDQGADIDKADVHGWTPRGLADHQGHEAIKKLFSDKQPVNTSFVVHIPQNPGSDYLRKFQNESNMLQQFSQDSCMTPVRESNCSDMPPRRRSNSYQNSLVGFMTTNNTGEVSFCQLKKIVLNFLNFGFKISRLRTLKPKMNSTYIFDLNTFTLV, encoded by the exons ATGTCGAAGCAGAAGTTCGGATTATTAGGGAGATCAATATGCGGGAGAGAGAAAGAACAAGAAATCGAGCAATTCGGTAGCCATTACAGTCTCAACGGCGGAATCCTGCCACCGCTAGGCGTCAATGGGCAAAAGAATCGAAGAATCAAACTCCGTCGTCATATAATTTCGCCATTCGATTACAATTACAG ACTTTGGGAAACGTTTCTGATATTTCTAGTTCTGTACACCGCCTGGGTTTGTCCGTTTGAGTTCGGGTTCATTCCTTCGCCTCAGGGAGCTCTTGCTGTGATCGATAACGTCGTAAATGGAATATTCGCCATTGATATAGTTTTGACCTTCTTCGTGGCGTATTTGGACAAAACTACTTACCTGCTTGTGGATGATCGGAATCTGATTGCTCTGAGATATGCAAAAACTTGGTTGGTGTTTGACGTTGTGTCGATTATTCCGTCGGAATTGACTCAAGCTATTCTTCCTCCTTCTCTTCAGAATTATGGATACTTCAATATGCTTCGTCTATGGCGTCTTCGAAGAGTCAGTTCCATGTTCGCCAG GTTGGAAAAGGACAGGAACTATAactatttcttggttcgatgcGCAAAGCTTGTATTT GTGTGTGTGTTCACGGTTCATTTTGCTGGGTGCTGCTTCTATCTAATAGCTGCAAACTATCCAGACCCAAAAATGACATGGTTAGCTTTATCCCCCCAAGATTTACATAAGGCAAGTTTGGGAGTGCGTTATGTCACTTCCATTTACTGGTCAATTACCACAATCACAACCATTGGCTATGGCGACTTGCATCCTGTTAATGAACAAGAAATTATTTTTTGCATCTTTTACCACTTCTTTATTCTCGGCTTGCAAGCTTACCTTATTGGAAATATGACTAACTTGGTCGTCCATGGCACCAGTCGAACCAGGAAATTT AGGGACACCATTCAAGCAGCCTCGAATTTTGCAAATAGAAATCATCTACCTGATCGACTTCAAGAACAGATGCTTGCTCATCTGTGTTTGAAATTCAGAACTGATTTAGAGGGATTACAACAACAAGAGACGCTTGTTTCTCTTCCAAAAGCCATCAGATCTAGCATAGCCCACCATCTCTTCTATTCACTTGTTGATCGTGCTTATTTGTTTCATAGAGTATCAACAGACTTGATTTTTCAACTG GTAACTGAAATGAAGGCCGAGTACTTCCCTCCCAAAGAAGATATCATCTTGCAGAATGAAGCACCAACAGATTTCTATATAGTTGTAACTGGTGCTGCG GATCTTATTATACAAAGAAATGGAATGGAAGAG ATTGTCGGTGAAGCAAAGACGGGAGATATCATCGGTGAGATAGGTGTGCTTTGTTATCAACCACAATTGTTCACCGTTCGAACCAGCCGTTTGAGTCAATTGTTGCATTTAAGTCGCTCCTCGTTTTATAACTTGGTACAAGCAAGCGTTGGGGATGGGGCAATAATAATGAACAATCTCCTCAAG CACCTGAAGGAGATAAAAGACCCCAGGATAGAGAAAATTCTGCAAGAAACAGAACAGACATTGACTAGGGCCGGAATGGATATGCCTCACAATTTATACTATGCCGCAGACACTGGCAATGATATATTGTTGCATCAATTGCTAAAGCAGGGTTCGAATCCAAATGAAGTAGATGGCGTTGATGGGAAGACAGCACTT cATATTGCAGCAGCTAAAGGAAACGAAGATTGCGTAGTTCTACTCCTACAGTATGGGGCAGACCCGAACAGAAGAG ACTTCGAAGGAAACGTACCCCTGTGGCAAGCAATACAAGGGAAACATGAGTCTATAGTCAAGCTTCTACTGGACAAGGGTGTCAATATTTCTTCAGGCGATGTTGCCCAGTTTGCATGCACTGCTGCGGAGCAAAACAGCATAGATATACTAAAATCCATCACCCAATGTGGTGGAGACATAACGCTGCCAAGAAGCAGCGGGACAACAGCGCTTCACATGGCAGTATGTGAAGGAAATAGTGAAACAGTGAAGTTCCTTTTAGATCAGGGGGCTGACATTGATAAGGCAGATGTTCATGGATGGACTCCTCGAGGATTGGCAGATCATCAAGGCCATGAAGCAATAAAAAAACTATTCTCTGACAAGCAACCTGTGAATACATCATTTGTTGTCCATATTCCACAAAATCCTGGATCAGATTACCTTCGGAAGTTCCAGAACGAATCAAACATGCTGCAGCAGTTTTCCCAAGACTCCTGCATGACTCCTGTTCGAGAATCAAATTGTTCTGATATGCCTCCTAGAAGGAGGAGCAATAGTTATCAAAACTCACTAGTTGGGTTCATGACAACTAACAATACCGGTGAGGTTTCATTTTGCCAACTTAAGAAAATCGTTCTCAATTTCCTAAATTTTGGGTTTAAAATCTCTAGGTTGCGCACACTAAAACCTAAAATGAACAGTACTTACATATTTGATCTGAATACTTTTACATTGGTCTAA